Genomic segment of Chelmon rostratus isolate fCheRos1 chromosome 2, fCheRos1.pri, whole genome shotgun sequence:
TTAGCGCAGTTTTTGAATTCAGACTGTCAATGCCACGGCACTGTGAGATGGGAGGGAAGTCAAAGAGTATCAAAAGCCTCGATTCAGGCCAAGGCCCTGGGGATCCATCACCACAGGGTGATCCTGACAACCATCAGATCCTCCTTTTCAAAAGATGACACGTATACAAGCTCTTCAAGCCCCTGTCACTTTTTGGCCTCTGAAACACTGGCCTTTTGTTTGCTCCATACAGTTGATTTATTACCGTTTTTTTGTGAGACTGTCAACTGGCTTGCTTCcctttctgttctttctgtttctgttttggaCAGGATGCGGCGCTACACTTTGATATTGATCCGAGCTAactgtttatgtatttatgtctCGTCAAGCCTGAGAAATTTCTATCAAAtccagcagtgaaaacatggAGACtctggcagagaaaaaaaagcaagctgCCACCACACTGAATGACAAATGCAGTGACCGGGTCAAACTTTGAAGCATCAGTTgtaaagagacaaaacaaaattttcTAACGTTGTCAATCAGACTAACTTCTTTGTCGGTGCACACTAAGCCATTTTCAAAATGGTTTGAGTTTAAAAATTAGTCAGTGTTCCCTAACAAGCTGGCTGAAATCTGTTATATTGATTTGGTGTGTTAGTATTATTCTGTGGCAAGTACAAAACTGttataaaaaaaagacttccTTACCTGCGGTGCATGCTCCCATGTCCAGGAAAAACCcaacagacaacacaaagaAGCCAAACAGCATCGCAATTCTTCTGATTTGCATCCTACAAGCTATGCAAAGACAATGAGTGGTTGGTTTTGCATCAGATGAATCAAACAGATAAACTTAGATAAATGCATATTAAGACCTTTCTTGatacaaatgcaaaaatgtggATCGAATCAACACATGAAACAGTGAAACGGATCAGTCAGGAGAGCACATATGACGGATGTCCTTACTACCTGACAAGAGTCCAAGATGTGAGTGCTGGATTGGTGTCAGACTTCAGACTGACCCCAGTGAGCTTGACTGTGATGCAGTGTGATCTGATTCAAATGTGTTAAGACGGCCAACAAAGTTTTTGTGGGTGGAGAAAGCGGATGAGTTTTGAAGGGGTGGAGAGGAACAGCATGAAGTTCGGACTTATAGCTTCCACTGtggaacaaaatgtgttttgttttgttttacactaAAAGTGACcctggagaaaatgtgaatgatataaatgaattgaattaaaagCACAGTCACATTATCTTGTTATAGAACTGTAACATTATACTTGTATCATGGTCAAGCTGAGCATCACAGGTTTTTATGACGTTTACATCGAACAGAGTTATATTTGAAGCTCCTGCTGCTACTGTCATATTAAATTTATAGAAAGCAATACATAAAGGTTAGTTTGAAAAGTTGTGTTGAGGTTGCTATAGTGCAATGAATTACATACACATGATTTTCCTTTGGAGATGTTTGTGCTCAGTATAAGAAAGTTACAAACTGTAGCATCAGCTTTTGCAGCATTACagttctctctgctctccactgacattttaaaaaggaaaaaatcttGCCATACAATTGACTGACTGGCTCAAATGTTGTAAGGCCCTGAAGAATAATCAAAATTTtgcaacacagagagaaagctCATACTGACTGAACATATTCCTGCAGAGAGCCCGACATAGAAAACGTTATCTTTCTGAGAAAATAACTCAAATGTGGCCTTGGAAAGATGTGTGGGCCTTAGTTAATTATCTTGGTTGAATAactaaaaatattttattattgcatGGGCAGAGATAAAAACTACCAGTCTGTTGAAAGCTAGCAGGCAGCCAGGAGTTTCTTCTGTGCAGCTccaaaatcaatattttaataCAATTTTCTTCAGATTTGTCAGATTGGCACTCTGGATGAATATTGTCTGTATAACAATGTTTTAATGAatgattgattttcttttaatgcaaacaaaatCCCAAGTTTTCTGACAGGAATGCTAACAAACTTGTGTTTTACTTACAACATATGAACCAATAGGCTATttggtgaaaaagaaaaaaaaaagaaaagaaaacagtctgGCAGCTACAATTTTAGAGTGAGATCTAATATATAACATGTAACTACATAACTGTAGTATAACTAAGTATTTCACAAATGATTTTGTCATGGATTATAAATGATGTTATAAATTCAAGTTACAGTATGCTCAGTTAATGTCTGAAAAGCTGATATAAATCAATTTGAGAGTCAATGCTACAGTAATGATGTCTATAGTGAGACAGGGGACTGAATTAgtcaccgtgtgtgtgttcagcagacATTTTACAGCACCTGTGGGGAAACTAGTGCCCTAAAGAGCTGAGTCAGCCAGCGATCAGCTCATTTCACAGTTTGAGCAAGATCATGCAGACTATAAAGTGAGTAATAATATAGAAGTGAATTCAACAAAAGCCTGCTGGCATGGTCAAATTATTGGGTCTCAGCACTGGCATATGATCATCCTGCAATTTGAAGTAAGTGCATCAACTCCTGCCAGTAGATGAACTTAATTTAGTAAAAATCATTGTTGGCTTTGATTGGTCTCAAACCCAGAACATTACTGTCAAATCTAGTACAGAACCGAAGAAGGTTGAAAATTAGCGACACTTATTCTAATTGAGTCATTTTGTTCCCTCAGCTGATGGAAGTAAAGAATTTAACAGAGTCAGAGAAATACTGCATTACATCTATCCAATTTTctgttaagttttttttttttttttgcatgtgatcTCCCTACATTATGGTTTAAATGTGGTTTAAAAGAATTCTTCTGCTTGCTGGAATATATGTTAAATCATACAATATATGTACATGATTTTAAGTCATTATTGTTCTTCAACTTTATTATTAAATCAAATAAGGCTTTGAAACTAAATCTAcatgtttgacaaaaaaaaaatccaattcaTGGTCACCTTTCAatgtttttccagagctttcaacagTATCATATGGTCTTTGTCAGTGTCGAGATGGATGTTGTGACATGGAAGTCAGCTAGCACTTCTAGGACTTCTCATCTGTGTTGGATGAAAAGTTAATTTTTGGCATTTCATTCAGTAAATGAAAGAGTCAAAGGCTGAATTAGTGGGTTAGGACTGTTTTGCCAATGCAGTTCTGGCAAAACAGTCCTAACTTGGACAACATGAAATCCTCTGGATACTGTGGATTAAATCATGTCAGATACTGAGCTTACATGCCAACAAGCATGAAGTTCAGTCTTCATCTGTGGAGAtagcagtttgacaaaacaatccaaACTCCAGGTCCACTCAGTAGCTTTTTGGGGTGAGTTCAATGAAATAATGAACTTTCTTGCTTAACTTTTATACCATATATGAAAAGTCCTAAAAGTGCTGTGGATGAAATCATAGCATACTGAGTTTGGATGTCAAAAGATctatctccatgacaactgagcaaattCCATCTGCTATTGAAGACTGTATGGAATGGTTGAAAGCTCTTTAAAGCTAGTAAGATGACTTTGAGATTGGATTTTGTTTAACTACTTCAAATGaaaattatgattttttttaacagaatttgCAATCTGATTGAACAGTTAACACAATGATTTATAAATTCAATAAATTGGACTAAAATCTCAATCTCAGATGTATTTTGccttcactttattttattctaatgcATGCAAGATTGCAAACCTAAATTGTGATGGTACTATAACCAGGCCTAATCTGTACATgagcatttcattattttctttatattggtcattttatttgattattggATCGTTTAATTTgcaagctttaaaaaaacaaaacatgttttccataAAGAGCAGATGCATGAACAGGTAAATTATGGGGTGGATGGGAAATAAAGACGGGGCTGTAAGGCGCGGAATATATGTCTTGTTGTTTTCCTCACCGCTTTTTTCTCTTGTGAACTCCAGAGTGAGTTCGATGGATTCGGTTTATCGCGCTGACCAATCAGAAATCGGTGCGCGTTGCGTGCGCGGTGAAACGGCGACCTACAATTGGCTGAGGTGGTTTTTTCCAAAGGGGCGTATTTTTCAAGCCATCTTGACTGAATATTTAGCCTCATCCAAGGAACATTAATTTGATATCTTCGGTattttgctgcccccaagttGTGAACCAGCATCGTTTGAAAGGTGTAAACCATAACTATGAAACCGGGtcgagtttgtgtgtttgaccgAAGTCGCGGCGGAGAACTGAAGTGCTGAAGATGACGCTGTCGCTCCTGAATTTACCGGCTAGCTAAGCTAACGGCTAGCATGTCCGCCTCGGTTGTAGTCTGTCACTAGCTGACATTTAGTTAGGTGCAGTTATTCTCTTTGGCACTCGCACTGCAGAGGACGATTTGACAAGGTAAACCTTTCTGATATGTTAAGCATTTTCAGCGTTGCTTAGAAAATCTGCCGTTGTGTTAAACGACTTCTGTGTGTCCTGTCCGACCGAGTAACGTTAACGTTATCACATCAGCAAGAGACAATCTTTTTGCAGGGGTCTGGAGCACAAAGCAAAACCCGAAGCGTTGCACATTTGCAGTGTCGTGATCTAATGTATACATGCAGTTAATATATGCATTTAGGCACGGTGCATACAGTGCGTCTGCTTTCTGGTTGCTGTTGGCATGTGTAATTGGGCTGCTAATCAACTTGCAGCCCAaatgctgtctctgctgttgtGCGCTTAAAATGGCTGACAGATGTTAGATACTCGGGTTGGTATTTAGCGCTCTTCAACCTAACTACGCACagcaacaaggaaaaaaacacaggataCTGGCATTTGATTGGCCCCGGAGAAATCTTGCAACCTTACAGATTCCAGATTGGACCAATGGAGAGACAGCTAAGGTGCACGCATGCAAGCAGTACAACTTACTGtagttgtgtttgtgcagcaagaGTACTTGAGGTaacatgctgtgtttgtattATAACAGCACCAGAGTTGACCCCTTTTACACAGTGACTGTTGTGTTTAGGACTGACAAAAAAAGATATGAGATCTCActaataatacaaaacaaaatgacttATATTGGCAGCAGTAAAGGAACATGATTAATTAGGGAAATAACAAATTAATTATAGACACACTAATAGAACATAAAGCAAGATATTTAACAGATTTTTGTAACCAACATATTAAGTATTAATGGATGAttaattatttgtaattttatttttaaacaatgtatttattaaacaataattattataatttttcTAACGttttaatcattgttttttttggcttctttgTCTTGCCTGAATTAACGCACACACAGTTGGAGCCTATAGTGATAATCTTGGACAGCTGGGTATCAGAAAAGATTAACTATACTTTATATTGGCATGTCAGTTGGTGGGTAAATGGTGATATCCGTAATATTTTTATGATATTACAAAGGTTTTTAATTGAAATAGCACAATAATACAACCAACACTGACAATTATTGttaatttactgtgtgtgtcaacaAGGTGTGATATTAACTTGATATCAAAATAGTGATTTCCTAGTAAAATCAGAGTCATATCTCAGATTTTATTGACTGGAGACCATGTATGGAGTACAAACAACATATACAATAACATGAAGACAAAATAACAGCTACTGTAAATCTTAATAGGTAATAACACAAAGTAGAAAGTGTTGATGAAGAGACCAGAATCAttgcatttaatattttttcttccCTTGTATCTGTTAGGGAGCTGGTGTACACTCCCATGCTGAAGGTGAGGAGGTGGGAATGTGACACAGTTTTTAGCAGACTCAACATGGGTAGGGGtcgaggcagagggagaggaaggggcAGGGGATCGTCTGGCCAGCTGCGGCCCCCCTCGCCCTACAGACTGCAGCTCTCTCCATCCAGGGAgactttgacatatgctcaGGCACAGAAAATAGTGGAAGTGGACTTAGATGGAAGGCTCCATCGGATTAACATCACAGATTCCCTTCCGGTTATTACCGAGGACGAGATGATGGCCCAGGACATTGCTGAGTGCAACAGCAACAAGGAGAacagtgaacaaacacagagtaaaACCAGATCGTGGAGGAAACCTTCAAACTCTAAAAACCGGAGGAGTGGTAAAAACGCGGCTCACCAGAACCAACGGTCTGGCTcgcagcagcacacaggacCTACTAATTCCTTCCAGCACCCGGCCCACCAGAGCCCTCTGCCTGAGCCCACCTTTCGTGTGCTGAGTTCAGTTTGCCCCTCAGAGGCGCCTCCTCTCCCAGCAGCCTATTATTGTTACATAGAAAAATCACTGGAGGAACAGGACAGTGTGGCTGAGTACGATATGGACGAGGAGGACCTGGCCTGGCTGGAGATGGTGAACCAAAAGAGGGTGACTGACGGCCATGCCTCCGTATCTCCTGACACTTTTGAACTGCTGATCGACCGCCTGGAGAGGGAATCCATCCTGGAGTCCCGCAGCCAGGCACTGTCTCAGAGTGCAGTCGACGAGGATGCTTTCTGCTGCGTCTGCCTGGATGACGAATGTCTCAACAGTAATGTCATCCTGTTCTGTGACATCTGCAATCTGGCCGTCCACCAGGAGTGTTACGGTGTTCCCTATGTACCTGAGGGACAGTGGCTGTGCCGCTGCTGCCTGCAGTCCCCCTCCCGTCCTGTAGACTGTGTGCTCTGTCCCAACCGCGGAGGTGCCTTCAAACAGACAAGTGATGGACGTTGGGCCCATGTGGTCTGTGCCATATGGATCCCGGAGGTGTGCTTTGCCAACACGGTGTTTTTGGAGCCTGTTGAGGGGGTCAAGAACATCCCTACTGCTCGCTGGAAGCTTACCTGTTATCTGTGTAAGCAGAAAGGCAGGGGAGCATCCATTCAGTGCCACAAAGCCAACTGTTACAGGGCCTTTCATGTCACATGCGCCCAGAAGGCCGGCCTGTTTATGAAGATAGATCCAGTCCGGGAGACGGGTGTCAACGGCACCACCTTCTCTGTGAAGAAAACTGCTTTCTGCGAGCATCATTCTCCAACAGGGTCTCGGCGGGACGGGTCTGGAGACGAGTCGGTAGAAGGGAGACTGGTGGGGGGCAGGGGTAACCGGGGTCAAAGGTCCTACACTCAAAGCCCCCCCTCACCGCCAAACAAGAAGACGACCAAGggccagaagaagaagaatacgAAGGGGTCTGGTGGGTCGACACGCCGCTCAACTGTGCCTGTGCTGCTCGTGCCTCAGATCCCCTCTCACAGGTGTGACATTTGCATACTGTCTGAATTTACATACTCAGCACACCTTATGAATATACTGTTGTGCCTGTTGCCGCACAACACATTATTAATATTCCTCCAAAGATGCATAGAAAACACCTTTGCCATCTCTAATTAGGTTGTGATCCAATGCATGTGGAGTATTTTTTGCACGCATTGACACTTGAAATAAGTTAAATTATCATAAGTTAATAGGTTAGTGGTGTTTTTATGACCACCAGTATTGTCGCGCAGGTTTTCATGTACAACTGTTACATATCCACAGGCTGAACAAGATCTGCACAGGAGTTGAAGTCCAGAGGAAGAATCAGTTCATGCAGAGGCTTCATAACTACTGGTTACTGAAACGACAGTCACGAAATGGGATGCCTTTAATACGCCGACTTCATTCCCACCTCCAGGCCCACAAGACTGCAGAGCAGGTGTGTTCCTGTTAGTTAGTTAAAGTTACTGGAAATGTGCTAAACTGCTTGCCTGTCAGCACTTTTaagtgtttgtttcattttaacacATGAAAGCCAAGCACCTCGGGTATTACCATCCTCCCCACATGCGACTGTGCATATTTTGGACTTGTTGAGAGCTGGTATCCACACTGACTTTGACTTATATATACGtatgttatatatattaaacCCAGCACATTTACAAATATAGTGATTAGAGTATCAGGCCTTCACAGAACCGATGAAGTCTGTTCAGTAAGTCAGCCAAGTCCCTGAAGCAAACCACTTCACACCATGTTTGTATTCTCACACACTGAAATCAAAACATAAGCCCAGACATCACACTTTGCAACGGCTGATTCACACAACCCTTCACAGCTCTGTCATCTTTGCTGTAGACGTCTCACAACTGCAGAGGGCGACATGGGTAAAAAGTTGTGGATATTGGTTTTAATCTCATTTAAAATGGCAAGGGAGGCCTGAAGCTGTGTCAAGGTGTTCAAACCATAAAATGCAGGTAAAAAGAAGATTTATTGTGGATTGTTAGATTTATCCACGGTGAAGGGGattgtaaaatatatatttatgacAGCATTTCAACAGTGATGTCCACACAGTGGCGTTTTATGTGAACTAGAATCTGGTTATGTAATGAGATTAATTCATTTTAGTAAAAATTTGTTTTCAGAAGGAGCCTGATGAGAAGCTGTGTGCCGCAAGAGAGGAGCTACGATACTGGCAAAAGTTGAGGCAAGACCTGGAAAGAGCGCGACTTTTGGTGGAACTCATCCGCAAGAGAGAGAGGCTAAAGAGAGAGCAGGTGCGATAAAGAGGAAGCTAGAATTATTTactgtattgttattatttagtggaaataatattttattgtcattcatTTCTTCACCATATATTATTAATTTTAAACCTTAAAGAGTGACCTTGCGTTTCCCCTACTCTCCCCTGTGTGTTTGCGTCATCACTCTGCAGATGAAAATTCAACAGGCGGCCCTTGAATTGAAGTTGACCCCTGCGTTGGTGCTTCTGCGATCCACCTTGGACCAACTGCAAGAGAAGGACACAGCAAAAATCTTCTCTCAGCCGGTCAATCTGTCCGAGGTTGGTGCAGTTAGAAAACAGCctgcataaatacacacttgTCACCCAGCAGCGTATTTGGTTTGGCTTCATTTTGTCTCGGCTAACAGTCTTATTTTCATGATTCACTGAGGTCCCAGATTACCTGGAGTTTATTTCCCAACCCATGGACTTCTCCACCATGCGTACCAAACTGGAGGGACACGCCTACTGCTCCATCGCCGACCTGGAGAAGGACTTTGACCTCGTGATCTCCAACTGCCTCAAGTACAACTCCAAGGACACCATGTTTCACAAGGCAGCCTTACAACTGCGGGAGGTGGGGGGAGCCATTCTCCGTCACGCCCACAGGCAGTCTCAGAGTATCGGCCTGGACCCCAGCACTGGGATGCATCTCCCAGACACTCTGAACAAACATGGCTTCTACCACTGTTCGTGGGACGACGGTGAGTTAAGAGTGGGAGCTAGCTATTTGCTGGTGAACACAACCCTCATGTCTCATCGGTTAATCTGCCCTTTCCTCTCCTTaatgtttctctcctcctgctctctacAGTCGACTCTCTCTTGGATCCAGACAACAGAGTGCACTTAACCACAGACGAACAGCTCAAGGCCTTACTGGACAAACTGGACATGGTTACATCCATGCGGACCAGCGGTGGTCGAACCAAACGCATCAGGCTGCTGCGCCGAGAGATAAACACTCTCAGACAGAAgatgaaccagcagcagcaaaactCTCAGTCTGTGAACGGTAATGACAAGGAGGAGgatggaaaagaagaggaagaagcggaagaggaggaggagggagaagaggaggagaaggaaaagaagaagaaaaaggagaagacagatgTTATTGATAATGGACCTTTGACAGCAGTGTCCAACTCTGGGACAGGTAAAGAGTGTTTTTACTCTATTACGTAATAACTTTTCTTGAACGCCATTTGGCCAAAGCTCAGAAAATTAAGCCATTAATGACATTATTAAgacattatttatatatattatctATGGAGAGTCtttttcagatgtcttgtttgtCTGATCAGCTGTCAAAAACCAAGTTTACAAAgatattaaacagagaaaagcagcagatcataATGGTTGCAGTTTTTCATTAATGAATAGCTTATAAGATTAATCACTGATCGTTTCAACTGAATTTATGATCCTGACATAAATTTTTCTTTGATCCAGATGACTCTCCACCTGTGCTAGAACTTACCTGCCCAGTGTCATCGCCGCTGCCAGGAGACGCTCCTCTCGAACCCCCGGTCCTGGGCATCGTAACTGGAGGGCGAAGGTCACCCGGACGGTCCTACAAGCGTCAGAGATCGTCCCGCAGTGGAAGCAAAAGCCAAGGGGAAGATGAGGCCGAAGTTGGTGAAACGCCATCTTCACAACCAGAGGCCGTCCACGAGGTTACTCCGCTGGGAACACCCCCAACTCTGCCTTTGGTTGGAGTCGGCCGTCGCACGTCTGTTTTGTTTAAGAAAGCTAAAAATGGGGCGCGAATGGCAAAAAACAAGTCCCTGCCACAGGAAAATGGCAAAACATCTGAGGATAAAACAAACGGGTTGGACAGCACCCCTGCCAGCCCAAATTCACCCAGTGTGACCAACATCACCACCTTACCTCCTACCCCCAATGCTTCCCCTACacccccctctccttcctcacacCACTTGAGGTCCAGAGGCCACAGCTCGGAAAGTGAAGCAGACAAACTTCCTCCACCACCCAGAGAAGGAGGTGAGGACAGTTAAAGAGAGATTCTTTTCTAGAAAGTCCATGTTTGTCActatttcatttgtgttttcactaGGCCTGACAAATGGAAAGCACACATCTGCAGACCACGAGGATGATGACCAAAAAATAAAGTGAGTGTGGAGTCACAGAGGCAGTGGGCCTGATGGACAGAGCCACCCTTACGAACAGATTTGCTCTTTGGTGGTACATAGGAGCAATTTAAGGGAATTTGTAGCATTCAGTTTTTTCAGACCGAGAATGTTCTTGTAGTTAAGAATGAAATTCGGGAGTGGTCCAGACACGCTTACTTAAGAATTAATCGCTTAATCTGTGTGAATTTGGagttttttatttgattaaaatatgttaaatcctgattccacaaaagttgggac
This window contains:
- the brpf3a gene encoding bromodomain and PHD finger-containing protein 3 isoform X1; amino-acid sequence: MLKVRRWECDTVFSRLNMGRGRGRGRGRGRGSSGQLRPPSPYRLQLSPSRETLTYAQAQKIVEVDLDGRLHRINITDSLPVITEDEMMAQDIAECNSNKENSEQTQSKTRSWRKPSNSKNRRSGKNAAHQNQRSGSQQHTGPTNSFQHPAHQSPLPEPTFRVLSSVCPSEAPPLPAAYYCYIEKSLEEQDSVAEYDMDEEDLAWLEMVNQKRVTDGHASVSPDTFELLIDRLERESILESRSQALSQSAVDEDAFCCVCLDDECLNSNVILFCDICNLAVHQECYGVPYVPEGQWLCRCCLQSPSRPVDCVLCPNRGGAFKQTSDGRWAHVVCAIWIPEVCFANTVFLEPVEGVKNIPTARWKLTCYLCKQKGRGASIQCHKANCYRAFHVTCAQKAGLFMKIDPVRETGVNGTTFSVKKTAFCEHHSPTGSRRDGSGDESVEGRLVGGRGNRGQRSYTQSPPSPPNKKTTKGQKKKNTKGSGGSTRRSTVPVLLVPQIPSHRLNKICTGVEVQRKNQFMQRLHNYWLLKRQSRNGMPLIRRLHSHLQAHKTAEQKEPDEKLCAAREELRYWQKLRQDLERARLLVELIRKRERLKREQMKIQQAALELKLTPALVLLRSTLDQLQEKDTAKIFSQPVNLSEVPDYLEFISQPMDFSTMRTKLEGHAYCSIADLEKDFDLVISNCLKYNSKDTMFHKAALQLREVGGAILRHAHRQSQSIGLDPSTGMHLPDTLNKHGFYHCSWDDVDSLLDPDNRVHLTTDEQLKALLDKLDMVTSMRTSGGRTKRIRLLRREINTLRQKMNQQQQNSQSVNGNDKEEDGKEEEEAEEEEEGEEEEKEKKKKKEKTDVIDNGPLTAVSNSGTDDSPPVLELTCPVSSPLPGDAPLEPPVLGIVTGGRRSPGRSYKRQRSSRSGSKSQGEDEAEVGETPSSQPEAVHEVTPLGTPPTLPLVGVGRRTSVLFKKAKNGARMAKNKSLPQENGKTSEDKTNGLDSTPASPNSPSVTNITTLPPTPNASPTPPSPSSHHLRSRGHSSESEADKLPPPPREGGLTNGKHTSADHEDDDQKINCSVSPPKRSRGKPALAKVPSNENGDISGSGKSTLLSLDSETELAPLDLVWAKCRGYPSYPAMIVDPDMPQEGLLHNGIPIPVPPVEVLKLGEWRETEEGEKLFLVLFFDTKRTWQWLPRNKLLPLGRDDTVDKLRLMEGKKPSVRKSVHTAYDRAMVHLNHVRGNLNFTPSNFI
- the brpf3a gene encoding bromodomain and PHD finger-containing protein 3 isoform X2, encoding MLKVRRWECDTVFSRLNMGRGRGRGRGRGRGSSGQLRPPSPYRLQLSPSRETLTYAQAQKIVEVDLDGRLHRINITDSLPVITEDEMMAQDIAECNSNKENSEQTQSKTRSWRKPSNSKNRRSGKNAAHQNQRSGSQQHTGPTNSFQHPAHQSPLPEPTFRVLSSVCPSEAPPLPAAYYCYIEKSLEEQDSVAEYDMDEEDLAWLEMVNQKRVTDGHASVSPDTFELLIDRLERESILESRSQALSQSAVDEDAFCCVCLDDECLNSNVILFCDICNLAVHQECYGVPYVPEGQWLCRCCLQSPSRPVDCVLCPNRGGAFKQTSDGRWAHVVCAIWIPEVCFANTVFLEPVEGVKNIPTARWKLTCYLCKQKGRGASIQCHKANCYRAFHVTCAQKAGLFMKIDPVRETGVNGTTFSVKKTAFCEHHSPTGSRRDGSGDESVEGRLVGGRGNRGQRSYTQSPPSPPNKKTTKGQKKKNTKGSGGSTRRSTVPVLLVPQIPSHRLNKICTGVEVQRKNQFMQRLHNYWLLKRQSRNGMPLIRRLHSHLQAHKTAEQEPDEKLCAAREELRYWQKLRQDLERARLLVELIRKRERLKREQMKIQQAALELKLTPALVLLRSTLDQLQEKDTAKIFSQPVNLSEVPDYLEFISQPMDFSTMRTKLEGHAYCSIADLEKDFDLVISNCLKYNSKDTMFHKAALQLREVGGAILRHAHRQSQSIGLDPSTGMHLPDTLNKHGFYHCSWDDVDSLLDPDNRVHLTTDEQLKALLDKLDMVTSMRTSGGRTKRIRLLRREINTLRQKMNQQQQNSQSVNGNDKEEDGKEEEEAEEEEEGEEEEKEKKKKKEKTDVIDNGPLTAVSNSGTDDSPPVLELTCPVSSPLPGDAPLEPPVLGIVTGGRRSPGRSYKRQRSSRSGSKSQGEDEAEVGETPSSQPEAVHEVTPLGTPPTLPLVGVGRRTSVLFKKAKNGARMAKNKSLPQENGKTSEDKTNGLDSTPASPNSPSVTNITTLPPTPNASPTPPSPSSHHLRSRGHSSESEADKLPPPPREGGLTNGKHTSADHEDDDQKINCSVSPPKRSRGKPALAKVPSNENGDISGSGKSTLLSLDSETELAPLDLVWAKCRGYPSYPAMIVDPDMPQEGLLHNGIPIPVPPVEVLKLGEWRETEEGEKLFLVLFFDTKRTWQWLPRNKLLPLGRDDTVDKLRLMEGKKPSVRKSVHTAYDRAMVHLNHVRGNLNFTPSNFI
- the brpf3a gene encoding bromodomain and PHD finger-containing protein 3 isoform X4, encoding MLKVRRWECDTVFSRLNMGRGRGRGRGRGRGSSGQLRPPSPYRLQLSPSRETLTYAQAQKIVEVDLDGRLHRINITDSLPVITEDEMMAQDIAECNSNKENSEQTQSKTRSWRKPSNSKNRRSGKNAAHQNQRSGSQQHTGPTNSFQHPAHQSPLPEPTFRVLSSVCPSEAPPLPAAYYCYIEKSLEEQDSVAEYDMDEEDLAWLEMVNQKRVTDGHASVSPDTFELLIDRLERESILESRSQALSQSAVDEDAFCCVCLDDECLNSNVILFCDICNLAVHQECYGVPYVPEGQWLCRCCLQSPSRPVDCVLCPNRGGAFKQTSDGRWAHVVCAIWIPEVCFANTVFLEPVEGVKNIPTARWKLTCYLCKQKGRGASIQCHKANCYRAFHVTCAQKAGLFMKIDPVRETGVNGTTFSVKKTAFCEHHSPTGSRRDGSGDESVEGRLVGGRGNRGQRSYTQSPPSPPNKKTTKGQKKKNTKGSGGSTRRSTVPVLLVPQIPSHRLNKICTGVEVQRKNQFMQRLHNYWLLKRQSRNGMPLIRRLHSHLQAHKTAEQEPDEKLCAAREELRYWQKLRQDLERARLLVELIRKRERLKREQMKIQQAALELKLTPALVLLRSTLDQLQEKDTAKIFSQPVNLSEVPDYLEFISQPMDFSTMRTKLEGHAYCSIADLEKDFDLVISNCLKYNSKDTMFHKAALQLREVGGAILRHAHRQSQSIGLDPSTGMHLPDTLNKHGFYHCSWDDVDSLLDPDNRVHLTTDEQLKALLDKLDMVTSMRTSGGRTKRIRLLRREINTLRQKMNQQQQNSQSVNGNDKEEDGKEEEEAEEEEEGEEEEKEKKKKKEKTDVIDNGPLTAVSNSGTDDSPPVLELTCPVSSPLPGDAPLEPPVLGIVTGGRRSPGRSYKRQRSSRSGSKSQGEDEAEVGETPSSQPEAVHEVTPLGTPPTLPLVGVGRRTSVLFKKAKNGARMAKNKSLPQENGKTSEDKTNGLDSTPASPNSPSVTNITTLPPTPNASPTPPSPSSHHLRSRGHSSESEADKLPPPPREGGLTNGKHTSADHEDDDQKINCSVSPPKRSRGKPALAKVPSNENGDISGSDSETELAPLDLVWAKCRGYPSYPAMIVDPDMPQEGLLHNGIPIPVPPVEVLKLGEWRETEEGEKLFLVLFFDTKRTWQWLPRNKLLPLGRDDTVDKLRLMEGKKPSVRKSVHTAYDRAMVHLNHVRGNLNFTPSNFI